Genomic DNA from Hordeum vulgare subsp. vulgare chromosome 2H, MorexV3_pseudomolecules_assembly, whole genome shotgun sequence:
gtagaaacgcgatctagaggtaaaaccgtggagatatgtggtcgggctgccgtggcaaagttgtctcaaatcagccccaaaaccccactatatataggaggaggaggggggagacctgccttggggtccaaggactcccaagggggtcggccgagccaagggggaagctctccccctcccaaaccgaaatctacttggtttggaaggtggagtccttcttccctttcccacctccttcttttttttcctttcctctttgattttctttcctatgcgcataggcctctcttgggctgtctcaccagcccactaagggctggtacagcaccccaaacacccatgggcttccccggggtgggtgcccccccccccccccccggtgaactcccggaacccattcgtcattcccggtacattcccggtaactccgaaaaccttccggtaatcaaatgaggtcatcctatatatcaatcttcgtttccggaccattccggaaaccctcatgacgtccgtgatctcatccgggactccgaacaacattcggtaaccaaccatataactcaaatacgcataaaacaacgtcgaaccttaagtgtgcagaccctgcgggttcgagaactatgtagacatgacccgagagactcctcggtcaatatccaatagcgggacctggatgcccatattggatcctacatattctacgaagatcttattgtttgaacctcagtgccaaggattcatataatcccgtatgtcattccctttgtccttcggtatgttacttgcccgagattcgatcgtcagtatacgcatacctatttcaatctcgtttaccggcaagtctctttactcgttccgtaatacaagatcccgcaacttacattaagttacattgcttgcaaggcttgtgtgtgatgttgcattaccgagtgggccccgagatacctctccgtcacacggagtgacaaatcccagtctcgatccatactaactcaacgaacaccttcggagatacctgtagagcatctttatagtcacccagttacgttgcgacgtttgatacacacaaagcattcctccggtgtctgtgagttatatgatctcatggtcataggaacaaatacttgacacgcagaaaacagtagcaacaaaatgacacgatcaacatgctacgtctattagtttgggtctactccatcacatgattctcctaatgatgtgatcccgttatcaagtgacaacacttgcctatggccaggaaaccttgaccatctttgatcaacgagctagtcaactagaggcttactagggatagtgttttgtctatgtatccacacaagtattgtgtttccaatcaatacaattatagcatggataataaacgattatcatgaactaagaaatataataataactaatttattattgcctctagggcatatttccaacaaataaggccaccaagtctgtttttgttcctaaaaatagtggcgaaccatctagtaagaaagatgaagaccttaagatgatgagtgttcaccctacttatggtttgagtaccaaagacgacgatacgtgattctatcgccttatgactaactaagggcgttaaacaatagcgcttgttgggaggcaacccaatgcacttatctttgctttctgttttgttgcgtccgcaccatcataattttgttatgattgtgttttttgtgtttatttttgtgtttgagccaagtaaaacctttatgactagttttggtgatggttgtttgatcttgcaggaaaaagacagaaactttttgctcacgaaattatttttcatttttatccagaaagagcttttgagttgattctttttcctgatggttgatatgccaatttcccaaattgtcgtaatgtttcagaatttttgagataccataagtatacgaagtatacaaattgctacagactggtctgtttttgacagattctgtttttgttgtgttgattgcttattttgatgaaactatggatagtatcgggggtactagccatggaaaagtgagaatacattaatctaacaccaatataaatagaaatcaattttgctacagtacctaaagaggtggtagtttgttttcttgtgctaataatatcacgagtttctgtttaagttttgtgttgtgaaggtttcaagttttgggtgatgttctcatggacaatgggataaagagtggaaagagcttaagcttggggatgcccaaggcatcccaagcaaaattcaaggacaccaaaaagcctaagcttggggatgccccgggaaggcatcccctctttcgtcttcaatccatcggtaacattacttggagctatatttttattcaccacatgatatgtgttttgcttggagcgtcgtgtattataggagtctttcatttttgttgtgtcacaatcatccttgctgcacacctttttagagagacatgcactcatcgtgaatttgctaggatactcattgagcttcgcttatatcttttgagttaggcaatttagctcacatgtgcttcacttatatcttctgagctagataaattttctctaagtgcttcacttagatctttttagagcacggcagtgtcatatttttgagaaatatgaactctcgatcttcacttatatctttttgagagtgctctctctgagtaacttgatagttggcgtgtgctatgaaagtagtcctaaagatgataggcatccaaagaggatacaataaaacttccatattcatgtgcattgattagaaagagaagtttgattcctctcaattagttttgagacttggatttggtaatattagagtcatgttagtagggtgttgtgaatctagaaatacttgtgttgaagttagtgattcccgtaacatgcacgtatggtgaaccgctatgttaggaagtcggagcataattgatttattgattgtcatcctttgtgttgcggtcgggatcgcgcgatggttaacacctaccaacccttcccctaggagtatacgtttagcactttgtttcgattactaataaaaactttcacaataagtatgtgagttcttcatgactaatgtgagtccatggtatagatgcactttcaccttccaccatttatagcctttctagtgccgcgcaactttcaccggtacacaaaaccaccatagaccttcctcaaaacagccaccatacctacatatcatggcctttttatagccattccgagatatattgccatgcaactcccaccgttctgtctcatgacttgtgtcgtcacttacatattgccattgcatgttcgtaagatagctagcgagatgtttcaacgtcatacgccaagctagatcgttgcacatcccggtacactgtcggaggaattttctatagagtcatcatcgttctaagcattgagctgtgagtaaataaaagtgtgatgatcatcattattagagcattgtaccatgtgaggaaataaaaaaaagccaaagttgcccacaaaaaaagatacggaaagaggccaaagagcccaaacaaaaaaaaagagagaaaaagagagaagggacaatgccactatctttttccacacttgtgcttcataatagcaccatgttcttcatgattgagagtctcttgttttgtcaccaccatatactagtgggaatcttcattatgtaacttggcttgtatattccaatgatgggcttcctcaaaattgccctaggtcttcgtgagcaagcaagttggatccacacgcactagttctccttttgagctttcacacacttatagctctaagtgcatctgttgcatggtaatccctacccattcacattgatatgtattgtgtggcatctccatagccctttgatacgccgagtcaatgtgaccatctcctcctttttgcctcacaacctccaccatactctattccacctatagtgatatatccatggctcacgcttatgtattgcgtgagagttgaaaaaggtttgagaaagtaagagtgcgaaaacaattacttggccaataccggggttgtgcatgatttaaattcgttgtgtggggatgatggatcatagccagactatatgattttgtagggataactttctttggccttgttatttcgaaagttcatgattaccttgctagtttgcttgaagtattattgttttcatgtcaatagcaaactattgttttgaatcttacggatctgaacattcatgtcacgtgaaagaagttacaaaggacaaatatgctaggtagcattccacatcaaaaattcagtctttatcacttccctactcgcggacgagcaggagttaagcttggggatgcttgatacgtctccaacgtatctataatttttgatggttccatgctattatcttgtcaaactttggatgttttgtatgcattttatatcttttttaggactaacttattaactcagtgccaagtgccagttcctgttttttttcatgtttttgacctttttcagaggagaatatcaaacggagtccaaacggaataaaacctccgaaaagatgttTCCGGAAGAGAAGATACAcacgaagcttgagaaccaaggcaaagggcaccaggggaggccacaagcccctagccgcggcctgggggtgcgcctagcaggcttgtgggacccctgtggctcctttgcctactttttccacctataaatccccaaaaaaactgaaaccacgggagagagccaccaaaatactttttcgtcgccgcaagcttctctctccgcaaggtcccatctggggcacgttctggtgccctgccaaaggggggattcggacacggagggcttcttcatcaacaccattgcctctccgatgatgcgtgagtagttcaccacagaccttcgggtccatagctagtagctagatggcttcttctctctcttggatcttcaatacaaagttctccatgatcttcatggagatctatccgatgtaatcttcttttgcggtgtgtttgtcgagatccgatgaattgtggatttatgatcagattatctatgaatcttatttgagtttcttctgatctcttatatgcatgatttcatatccttgtaattatcttcgagttgtgggtttcgtttggccaacttgatctacagttcttgcaatgggagaagtgcttggttttgggttcatatcatgcggtgacctcacccagtgacagaaggggtagcgaggcacgcatcgtgttgtttccatcaagggtaaaaagatggggtttatatctattgcatgaatttatccctctatatcatgtcatcttgcttaaggcgttactccgtttgtcatgaactcaatacactagatgcatgctggatagcggtcgatgtgtggagtaatagtagtagatgcagaaagtatcggtctacttgtctcggacgtgatgcctatatgtatgatcattgccttagatatcgtcatgactttgcgcggttctatcaattgctcgacagtaattcgttcacccaccgtaatatttgctatcttgagagaagcctctagtgaacactatggcccccgggtctacttcacatcatattttcagccctacacctttactttgttgcactttccgccttcagatctcaccttgcaatcaatcgtgaagggatttacaacccctttgtagcgttgagtgcaagtttgttgcgcaggtactttggagacttggcttgatactcctactggattgataccttggttctcaaactgagggaaatacttactgctactatgctgcatcaccctttcctcttcaagggaaaaaccaacgcaagctcaagaggtagtagtggctctctctctcagaaaaatggatctggcaatgaaatgtgtgttctgagtgcttctccctcgAATGAGagataggtggaggggtatatatagtcagtccccaaaatccaactgttacccctaaagtgaccaacttgatgacaccaaagtcatgaactcgatggtaccgacttgcactaaaggtagcaacttttgaatctcagtggaaccgatatacacaactcgatgacaccgaaaatGTGGCTagcggtcagatgacacaactctgtgacaccgatacccaaactcggaaattccgattttgtgtaccgaggcaacagaaagttggtcacctcaactcggtagcaccgatacagttacggttgcaccaatttggtggcattggctagggttctgtctgggatgaaaatcggtagggccgaattgaaaaacttggtggcatcgattttgtaTATGAGGCTTTGGACAGGATGGTTATATgggaaaaatgattgagtatttttggtggctatctctgagcaattgagcaaccagttcattttaatacctcgccccattttaatagtattgtctttcctatggactcaaaagtgatttctcacaaatataaaatgaatagtcttctagcttgaagcttgggccaatcttattcctttcttgcatgaaggggcatctccacataagtctttagccaatgcatcttttgaaattttctgaaatatacttggataaacatataagtccaatgatgcatatgttgtgatcagttatcaaaaccatcctagggagcaattgtgtttTCATCAGGCCGACGTGGTGGACACGCCCACTCGCGCCCGAGCCTCCTCATATCAACCTCAGATTTAGGCTAGATATGAGGAAGGTCGGTCAACCCCGGCTTTTGAGGCTGGTTTGAGGGGCACGGGTGGGTGGGGTATTTTTGACCTCTCGAACGTTTGAGGGGTGTTTAAGGTGCCTAGCTGTATATGCTTTAACATATGTAATATATATGTAATCATCTTATGATAGAGTCGGGGAAACAAAAATGACTAGAAAATTGTCTTATAACATGAAGAGAAAAAGAATCTATGCCAGCCAGTACTCCAAAGGGTGGCGAGCAGTGCCCGGGCCCTCCCCACATCCAAATTCCCCTATTACTATGCGTATGAACATTGACATTTTTTTATTGTTCTCTGCAGCCGAACCCTCAGCATTTTCTGCGGGACTCTAATCCAGGTGGGTAGTGTGCCCGAGTGGCGGAACTAGTGGAGAATCAGGGGAAGAGAGAAAATATGCACCTTTGGAGGGGCCAAATGGcaaaaatattttaaatttaaggctcttattattatttttcttacaGATTATATGCTACACCCAGCATTGCGTGTAGCTCCGTCTTTCGTGTGCGTGCAGGCCAACGGAGCAATTATTTGTGCCCATCTTATGATATTTGACAAATAAATTAGATACATCCGTTTCAGTGATAatcaatactccctccgtcttaaattttttgtcttagatttgtctagatacgaatgcatctagtcatgttttagtatttagatacatctttTTTTAGACAAATTTaaaacaagaattttgggacggaaggAGTATGTAATTTGACTGAAAAATTATCGTATGATATGTCTGTGAATTGTTTCGAGGAGTAGAAATGAGTATAGTACCCGTAGTGCAGAACGACGCTACAAAATTCGAAATTGCAAAAGACTGGATCGGTCGGGCGGGCGAAAGCAGGCCTCCTCTGACGTGTGGGTCCCGCCAAACCAACAACGGATACTCCTGCTCTGCTCCTCCAAAATCTCCGGCTTTGGGCAGCCGCTTCCACAGTTCCACTttcccctcctgccgccgcctacACCCATTTCATTCGTGTGCCTGCCGTTGCCCCTCCCCACTTCCCGCCGGTAATAGAACCCTTGAGCCACCTcagcggcggcgacggcgtcccACCAACCCGCCGCCGGTCGACCTGGTGCTGCATTGCAGctctgcgagagagagagaggatttgGGGAACCTGTCTCCATTGTCGTACCCAGGAGAGCCGCCGCGCCGCGTTTGAGCTCTTTCTAGGAGGGTTGGGGGGTTCGGATGGGGCCGGCTCGCGATGTGGTGGACATCAGCTCCGACGAGGAGGAGGGCTTCCGCAGGCTTTCCGCCGACCCGCTCGGGTGGGTCTCCAAACTTTTCGACCGCGTCGTGGCCATCGGCGACTCGCCCGAGCCACCTCAGAAGAAGGACGGATCCGACGGCGTCGGCGAGGCTGAGGCAGCAGATCAAGACTGCGTGGTCCTCGACGGCGACCCCGACAGGCCTGTCGCCGTTGCGGGTGAGATGGGGGCTGCCTCGGATGAGCCGGAGATTGTCGCGGTGAAAGGCCAGGTATTTGTTTCTTGTTCCATAGAAGAAGTAGCACCTTCGTAGGCAGGCTACATGTAGCGCAGAGATCACCAGGTTGCTCATTTATTTTTGACTCAAATTGTATCTAACTTGTTAAAGATGCAGTCTTTTCTTGGATCTAATACTTATAAAAGATGTCTGCTTAAATAGATACACTGTGCCATGTCATCCTGCTCTTACTGTATACGAGTTTCCGTGGTTTTTGACTTAATTTCAAATTCGACAAAGATAATTTTGGAGCTTTTTCATAGAAATTATACCATTGAAAAAATAGCACGCTATAGTGCCGCTTAATAGCATGCTAGCACGCTATAGTGTGTAGAGACTTTTCTCACTAAATTGATAGTGTACAATGTCTCGTTAATAATATATTTTCAGAGACGGCGTTATTTTGTATACCGCGTTATTTTTTTCCCATGGATTATACTACTAGAGTTTGCCTGCAGTAGCATTCCCTCGATCATTTATTTATTGACATCGGCTATCTTTCTGCAGATAGCATGCAGGGACTTCCCTCACGCACGACATTCATGTTCTGAATTTCCCTTCAGCACTACTTTACACGTAAAGCATTGCAGCAAGGTACGCAACTAGCAAACATTTTCATCTCCTGATGCTCTTGACAACATCTCAATAATACAGTGTTTACATTAACGCGACAATGGAGGTTTTCAGTgtgattttgttgctgttttccaCAATGCAGTGTTACTGTTTTGTCTGTGATGCTCCAGCTCCATGCAACAATTGGGATAAAGGTCTCTCGAATgatgatcattgccatgctacGGACAAGGAAACAAAGTGGAAAACTCTGAGGAAACTGTTAAAGTTAAACAATCTGGCAGCATCTCATTCAGAAAGGCACTCGAATGCTCTGTACCCAACAACGTCGTCACTGGAACGACAGTAGGAGTGCACATCGGAGGACGACGATGGGGAGTATttcgagccggaggaggaggccacGGTGTATGTCGGGAACCTACCCTATTACACTGATAGTGAGTACCTTGCCCAGCTCTTCAAGTATGCCGGAACAGTCGATTCCTCGGAGGTGAGCCTTCTTAGCTCTTCACTGTCCTTGTCCCATATACTATGAAAAAAGTGTCTCAAAATCCTGATTCCTTAATAATGTGTACATAACTGCAATTGGCCCTGTATCTACTGTATCAACACCAGACAGTCTAGACTTCCCCTTTGATTGTAGCTCCATCAATTTACAGGGTTGAACAACAAAAACTGGCCCTgcaattttttatgggatttaagAGGATGAATTTCCCACATTGTGATTCTGTTAATTAGAACCTATTATCGGATTTACGTGTATCTTCTCACTTTGATTGACCATTACTTGTTAGTTTGTTGTGGCGTGCAGTTGTACCTTCTTAATAAACTCCGAAGCATGTACATGCTTTTCTTATGAAGACAGCATGCACTGCTTCAGTTCTTCACCTTCTCTAGGCAGTCCATGTGTTATGCGATTTGTTCCATCAGTGTTCCTTTTGTTTGGGAATGTCCATCAGCATT
This window encodes:
- the LOC123429561 gene encoding uncharacterized protein LOC123429561 — its product is MGPARDVVDISSDEEEGFRRLSADPLGWVSKLFDRVVAIGDSPEPPQKKDGSDGVGEAEAADQDCVVLDGDPDRPVAVAGEMGAASDEPEIVAVKGQIACRDFPHARHSCSEFPFSTTLHVKHCSKCYCFVCDAPAPCNNWDKGLSNDDHCHATDKETKWKTLRKLLKLNNLAASHSERHSNALYPTTSSLERQ